Part of the Puniceicoccaceae bacterium genome, CAGCGTATCCTGTTGGACTGGCCTCGCCAGTCCATCCAGTGAAGCGCAGCTGAACGATGCTCTAATTCCCGCAGTGCGCCAGCCTTCTCCAATACTGAGCCATCCTAAGCTTAAAGCCTTCGCCATCAACCATTTCCGCTTAGCCATCGTGGATCCGCTGCACCCCTCATCATCTGAGAAATCTGGGCAATCGGTGGTTCAAATTCTATATTTTATAACCACAGATCTATGAGATGGACACAGATTCGAATTGATTCGAGACCATCGTCCATCACCCAAAACTGATTAACCATTCCCCAACCCTGTTCTTGTAGCATTTTCGCGAGCTGGAAGCTCCCGCCACCTTGCCTGTCCCGTCCGAAGACATCCCCTATCTTTCTGATTCCAGGTCTCTTCCGAGATTTTGCATTGCCTCAAAGGCTGAATTCTTTTAGCCAAACTTCGTGCAAATTCCCTCCACCTCGTCCCCCTGATAACTGCCATTCAATGGCAACTAACGCAACTGTGACACTTTTGGGGATGTAACGTACAAAAAAGGAAAATCATCAATGCATTCTTTTATCAGATCACCCAATTGTTACGCCAGAATTGCAGGCCTTTCGTATCTTTTGATCATTGGCTTTGGTCTTACTGGGCAACTGTTTATCAGAGATGCGTTGATCGTTTATGGCGATGCAGGCTTGACGGCCAGCAATATCCTTCAGAACGGAACAATTTGGCGGCTGGGTATTACCGGTGATGTGCTGATGCATGCGCTGGATATTCCCGTTATGATCATTCTTTATCTCCTGCTGAAGCAGGTTCACCAACCATTGGCTCTAGTTTCAGTCGCTTTCAATTTGGCGCAAACGGCTGTGCTTGTTGCCAACAAGCTGCTGATGCTGGTGCCGCTGGTCCTCATGAATCATTCAGAGTATGTTGCGGCTTTTGACATGAACCAAATCCATGCACAAGTGATGTTGCTGGCGGATTTGCACAATTACGGCTTTGGGCTGGGTTTGATTTTCTTTGGTTGTGCTTGCATCGGATATGGATTGCTTGTTTTCAAGTCGCGCTATTTTCCAAGATTTCTTGGAGTGCTCATGATGGTAGCAGGTGCAAGTTACTTGACCAATAGCCTGACCTTGCTGATTGCTCCCTCTTTTTCCGGAGTGGTATTTCCCATCTTGCTGCTCTCTTTTATCGGCGAGCTTACCTTTGCCCTATGGCTGGTTTTCAAGGGCATTCATCTTGATCAATGGCATCAAGCAGTGGGTCGAGAGGGGTAGGGCGGCAGAGCGGTACTGTCAGGGTGATAAAACACCAAGACCAAGTCAGGATTTTTTCAAAAGAACTGTCGATTCGAGCCAATGTCATTCGTCTAAGTTGATGTGAAAACCAAAAGTTTTGCACAGCATTCAAGACCATGGTGGCACTCGTTCTGTTGCCACTTCCGCTTTGAACTTCCGCTTGTAAACCCAATTATACCATGAAACCCGACTTCGACTCAGCACTTCAACAACACTTCGACGCAATCTCAAATCGAGACATTGAAGCGTTCAAATCCCATCTCACACGGAATGATACGCTCTACACCATTGTGCAGAACGGATATGCGTTCAAGACCCCTGGCGAGTCTATCGCTATTCACGAAGAGTGGTTCAGGAATCCAGATTGGACGTGGAAAGGCAAAGTCATGCATCGAGTTGTCGGACAGGACGTCGCAATGGCGTTAGTCCGCTATGAGTACCGACCCAAGCCCGAAGAT contains:
- a CDS encoding nuclear transport factor 2 family protein; the encoded protein is MKPDFDSALQQHFDAISNRDIEAFKSHLTRNDTLYTIVQNGYAFKTPGESIAIHEEWFRNPDWTWKGKVMHRVVGQDVAMALVRYEYRPKPEDAPLETWLTYVFELQDGQWRIVHDHNTALDFPAFARAMGMDAE
- a CDS encoding DUF4386 domain-containing protein; translation: MHSFIRSPNCYARIAGLSYLLIIGFGLTGQLFIRDALIVYGDAGLTASNILQNGTIWRLGITGDVLMHALDIPVMIILYLLLKQVHQPLALVSVAFNLAQTAVLVANKLLMLVPLVLMNHSEYVAAFDMNQIHAQVMLLADLHNYGFGLGLIFFGCACIGYGLLVFKSRYFPRFLGVLMMVAGASYLTNSLTLLIAPSFSGVVFPILLLSFIGELTFALWLVFKGIHLDQWHQAVGREG